A window of the Tistrella mobilis genome harbors these coding sequences:
- a CDS encoding ABC transporter substrate-binding protein, with the protein MSAIIALAWALLAAAPVAALEGETVVFAAPTVETDRLVIHAATDVAAMGPLIRDFQARNPGVTVDYIEYVSNDLQAAAIAACTAGEPLGDLLISPSVDQLLKLANDGCALAHLSPETERVPDWANWRNEVFGFSIEPAVFVYNARLVPEAEVPHTHVELADLLRRRIDRYAGRVGTYDIRVSGIGYLFAFNDARQTTTIFGRLLESLGRASAVVRCCTSEVVAEVAAGRLLIGYNMLGSYAYAAARTDPALRVVVPADYALVLARGALIPAHGVRPDLARRFLDYLLSARGQEVVRNEAFFFSETGPMPAGVAGPRALDDGGIARPIRIGPALLAVQDAAQRRRFIRDWSRSMVEMGVPPAP; encoded by the coding sequence ATGTCCGCGATCATCGCGCTGGCATGGGCCCTGCTGGCGGCCGCACCGGTGGCGGCCCTTGAAGGCGAGACGGTGGTCTTCGCCGCCCCGACGGTCGAGACCGACCGGCTGGTCATCCATGCGGCGACGGATGTGGCGGCGATGGGGCCACTGATCCGGGACTTTCAGGCCCGCAATCCCGGTGTGACGGTCGATTATATCGAATATGTCAGCAACGACCTTCAGGCGGCGGCGATCGCTGCCTGTACGGCCGGCGAACCGCTCGGCGATCTGCTGATCTCGCCCTCGGTCGACCAGTTGCTGAAGCTCGCCAATGACGGCTGCGCGCTGGCCCATCTCTCGCCCGAGACCGAGCGGGTGCCCGACTGGGCCAACTGGCGCAACGAGGTCTTCGGCTTCTCGATCGAGCCTGCGGTCTTCGTCTACAACGCCCGGCTGGTGCCGGAGGCCGAGGTGCCGCACACCCATGTCGAACTGGCCGATCTTCTGCGCCGGCGGATCGACCGCTATGCCGGCCGCGTCGGTACCTACGACATCCGGGTCTCGGGCATCGGCTATCTCTTCGCCTTCAATGACGCCCGCCAGACCACGACGATTTTCGGCCGGCTGCTGGAAAGCCTGGGCCGCGCCTCGGCGGTGGTGCGCTGCTGCACATCGGAAGTGGTGGCCGAGGTGGCGGCGGGCCGGCTGCTGATCGGCTACAACATGCTCGGCTCCTACGCCTATGCCGCAGCCCGAACCGACCCGGCGCTCCGGGTGGTGGTGCCGGCGGATTACGCGCTGGTGCTGGCGCGCGGCGCGCTCATCCCCGCCCATGGGGTACGGCCGGATCTCGCCCGGCGCTTCCTCGACTACCTGCTGTCGGCCCGCGGCCAGGAAGTGGTGCGGAACGAGGCCTTCTTTTTCTCGGAAACCGGCCCGATGCCCGCGGGCGTCGCCGGTCCGCGGGCGCTGGATGATGGCGGCATCGCCCGACCGATCCGGATCGGCCCGGCCCTGCTTGCGGTTCAGGACGCGGCCCAGCGCCGCCGCTTCATTCGCGACTGGAGCCGGTCGATGGTGGAGATGGGGGTGCCGCCCGCGCCATGA
- a CDS encoding helix-turn-helix domain-containing protein has protein sequence MARQTSNSSRLHLYDVNAGEAGGSGGGPTGGSGDYAGVGALLKRERLRQGHDIAQVADQLRIRRLYLEALEEGRYAELPAPAYVMGFLRSYGAFLGLDVPELLRRYKAEGQHVPQTNTLDFPTPAEEGQMPRFTVIVVAVVLAVIAYGGWRYFGETPNQIADTVAEVPAYLLQSGGEGRDAAQVGAGTTAGQTATTADDRAAAEVTDRQTDEAETADAASSAAAPVTSSPAAPSSTTPAPTTSAPTTSAPAAQAPAPAPTATAQAPSAQAPSPAPSASAPSASAPAAQAPAAQSPAASTPAPAAPASGSGIRIVATADSWLQIRAPGGGTVFSRILRAGETYDLPPEAAGASMITGNAGGIEIQVDGRTLPPLGAAGVVKRNIVLDRQALQAAAG, from the coding sequence ATGGCGCGCCAAACGTCCAACAGCAGCCGCCTGCACCTCTACGACGTGAACGCCGGAGAGGCCGGAGGGTCCGGTGGCGGCCCCACCGGCGGATCCGGCGACTATGCCGGTGTCGGCGCGCTGTTGAAACGCGAGCGCCTGCGCCAGGGGCACGACATCGCCCAGGTCGCCGACCAGCTGCGCATCCGTCGCCTCTATCTCGAGGCGCTGGAGGAAGGCCGCTATGCCGAGCTGCCGGCGCCTGCCTATGTGATGGGCTTCCTGCGCTCTTACGGCGCCTTCCTCGGCCTGGATGTGCCCGAGCTGCTGCGTCGCTACAAGGCCGAGGGGCAGCATGTGCCCCAGACCAACACGCTCGATTTTCCGACGCCGGCCGAAGAAGGCCAGATGCCGCGCTTCACGGTGATCGTGGTCGCCGTCGTGCTGGCCGTGATCGCCTATGGCGGCTGGCGCTATTTCGGCGAGACCCCGAACCAGATCGCCGACACCGTCGCCGAGGTGCCGGCCTATCTGCTCCAGTCGGGTGGCGAGGGGCGTGATGCCGCCCAGGTCGGCGCCGGCACGACGGCCGGGCAGACGGCCACCACGGCCGACGACCGCGCCGCTGCCGAGGTGACCGATCGCCAGACCGACGAAGCCGAGACCGCCGATGCCGCATCCTCGGCGGCGGCACCGGTCACCTCGTCGCCGGCAGCCCCGTCATCAACGACCCCGGCTCCCACGACCTCGGCACCCACGACATCCGCCCCCGCAGCGCAGGCCCCGGCGCCTGCGCCGACTGCGACTGCCCAGGCTCCTTCTGCCCAGGCGCCTTCTCCGGCTCCTTCTGCATCGGCCCCGTCTGCGTCGGCTCCTGCGGCCCAGGCTCCGGCAGCCCAGTCTCCTGCCGCGTCGACGCCGGCACCCGCGGCGCCGGCCTCGGGCAGTGGCATTCGTATCGTCGCCACCGCCGACAGCTGGCTGCAGATCCGTGCGCCCGGTGGTGGCACCGTGTTCAGCCGCATCCTGCGGGCCGGCGAGACCTACGACCTTCCGCCCGAGGCGGCCGGCGCCAGCATGATCACCGGCAATGCCGGCGGCATCGAGATCCAGGTCGACGGCCGTACCCTGCCGCCGCTCGGGGCGGCGGGTGTCGTGAAGCGCAATATCGTTCTCGACCGGCAGGCGCTGCAGGCCGCGGCGGGCTGA
- the ispG gene encoding flavodoxin-dependent (E)-4-hydroxy-3-methylbut-2-enyl-diphosphate synthase, which translates to MTVRAYRHIERRQSRKIRVGPVEVGGDAPISVQTMTNTQTPDVEGTLDQIRRAAEAGADIVRVSCPDEDSTAALKQIVAGSPVPIVADIHFHYRRAIEAAEAGAACLRINPGNIGSATRVREVVKAAKDHGCSIRIGVNAGSLERELLERYGEPCPEAMVESALNHIRILEENDFFETKISVKASDVFLAVAAYQGLAEACDYPLHLGITEAGGLRSGTVKSSIGLGMLLWSGIGDTIRVSLSADPVEEVKVGYDILKSLGLRRRGVTIVSCPSCARQRFQVIDTVAKLEDRLGHITVPISLSVIGCVVNGPGEARETEIGVTGGGGHHLVYINGAPDHKVGDDRLIDHIVELVEARAEAIAAGDTAMTTLKRKVAAEG; encoded by the coding sequence ATGACCGTCAGAGCCTATCGCCATATCGAGCGGCGCCAGAGCCGCAAGATCCGGGTCGGTCCGGTCGAGGTCGGCGGCGACGCACCGATTTCGGTGCAGACCATGACCAACACCCAGACCCCGGATGTGGAAGGCACGCTCGATCAGATCCGTCGCGCGGCGGAGGCCGGTGCCGATATCGTACGAGTGTCCTGCCCCGACGAAGACTCGACCGCGGCGCTGAAGCAGATCGTGGCCGGCAGCCCGGTGCCGATCGTTGCCGACATCCATTTCCACTATCGCCGCGCCATCGAGGCGGCCGAGGCGGGGGCGGCGTGCCTGCGCATCAACCCCGGCAATATCGGCTCGGCCACCCGCGTGCGCGAGGTGGTGAAGGCGGCGAAGGATCACGGCTGTTCGATCCGCATCGGCGTCAATGCCGGCAGCCTGGAGCGGGAACTGCTGGAGCGCTATGGCGAGCCCTGCCCCGAGGCGATGGTCGAAAGCGCGCTCAACCACATCCGCATTCTTGAAGAGAACGACTTCTTCGAAACCAAGATCAGCGTGAAGGCCTCCGACGTCTTCCTGGCGGTCGCGGCCTATCAGGGCCTGGCGGAGGCCTGCGACTACCCGCTGCATCTGGGCATCACCGAGGCGGGTGGTCTTCGCTCCGGTACGGTCAAATCCTCGATCGGCCTCGGCATGCTGCTCTGGTCGGGCATCGGCGACACCATCCGGGTCTCGCTCTCGGCCGATCCGGTCGAAGAGGTGAAGGTCGGCTACGACATCCTGAAGAGCCTGGGGCTGCGCCGGCGCGGGGTGACCATCGTGTCCTGCCCCTCCTGCGCCCGGCAGCGCTTCCAGGTGATCGACACGGTCGCAAAGCTGGAAGACCGGCTGGGCCACATCACCGTGCCGATCTCGCTGTCGGTGATCGGCTGTGTGGTCAACGGCCCGGGCGAGGCGCGCGAAACCGAGATCGGCGTCACCGGCGGCGGCGGCCATCATCTGGTCTATATCAACGGCGCACCCGACCATAAGGTCGGCGACGACCGGTTGATCGACCATATCGTCGAACTGGTCGAGGCCCGCGCCGAGGCGATCGCCGCCGGTGACACCGCCATGACCACGCTGAAGCGG
- the ptsP gene encoding phosphoenolpyruvate--protein phosphotransferase — protein sequence MSAPASAIPGPRRLLRRLRDVMAAPGTAQSRLNQVVLVIAADMVAEVCSIYVRRAGDVLELFATEGLNPEAVHKTRLRVGEGLVGHIAAQASALSLSDAQSHPDFAYRPETGEEIYHSLMGVPILRSGRVVGVLVVQNRTRRNYAEEELEALQTVAMVLAELIGAGDLVNPSEFLEAEGNATLPQRAEGVRLADGVAMGIAVLHRQAIEVRQLVAEDPEVEAERLADALERLRASVDRMLARPDIAIGGEHREVLETYRMFAHDRGWISKINDAIRNGLTAEAAVKRTLDDMRVRLNASGDPYLRERVLDLEDIAGRLLGLLNGEPEPQTRELPDDMVVVARAMGPAELLDYDRTRLRGLVLEEGSATAHVAIVARALDIPVLGRVDGALSRITPGDPVIVDADNNQLIIRPGEDVVDAVQLTLAARAERKAAFAALRHMPSITRDDVRVNLLMNAGLLADMGMLAESGAEGIGLYRTELFFMVRSQIPDVAAQADLYARVLDQSGEKPVYFRTLDVGSDKQLPYFNHRPEENPAMGWRSLRLTLDRPAMLRRQVRALLMASAGRQLNIMFPMVAEVAEFDAARRLVQMEVARARRQQQRLPSQVRVGTMLEVPALAWQLKPLLERVDFISVGSNDLLQFFFACDRGNPELADRYDLLSPAVLGFLRNLVDACARADVELSLCGEMASRPLEAMALIGLGFRRMSMPAGAIGPVKAMVRSLDRGHLASYMATLLDLPDHSVRDRLMAFAHDHGIAI from the coding sequence ATGAGCGCGCCGGCGTCGGCCATCCCGGGACCGCGCCGCCTGCTCAGGCGGCTGCGCGACGTCATGGCCGCGCCCGGGACTGCGCAGTCCCGTCTCAACCAGGTCGTGCTGGTCATTGCGGCCGACATGGTCGCCGAGGTGTGCTCGATCTACGTCCGCCGCGCCGGCGATGTGCTCGAACTCTTCGCGACCGAAGGTCTCAATCCCGAAGCCGTCCACAAGACCCGGCTGCGGGTGGGTGAGGGCCTGGTCGGCCACATCGCTGCCCAGGCGAGCGCGCTCTCGCTCTCCGATGCGCAGTCGCATCCCGATTTCGCCTACCGGCCCGAGACCGGCGAAGAGATCTACCACTCCCTGATGGGCGTGCCGATCCTGCGCTCCGGCCGGGTGGTGGGCGTGCTGGTGGTGCAGAACCGCACCCGGCGCAATTATGCCGAGGAGGAGCTCGAAGCCCTCCAGACCGTCGCCATGGTCCTGGCCGAGTTGATCGGCGCCGGCGATCTGGTCAACCCGTCGGAATTTCTGGAAGCCGAGGGCAATGCCACGCTGCCGCAGCGCGCCGAAGGCGTGCGGCTGGCCGATGGCGTCGCCATGGGCATTGCGGTGCTGCATCGCCAGGCGATCGAGGTCCGCCAGCTGGTGGCCGAAGACCCCGAGGTCGAGGCCGAGCGGCTTGCCGACGCGCTGGAGCGGCTCAGGGCCTCGGTCGACCGCATGCTGGCCCGGCCGGACATCGCCATCGGCGGCGAGCATCGCGAGGTGCTCGAGACCTATCGGATGTTCGCCCATGACCGGGGCTGGATCTCGAAAATCAACGACGCCATCCGCAACGGCCTGACGGCCGAGGCCGCGGTCAAGCGCACGCTCGACGACATGCGTGTCCGGCTGAACGCCTCGGGCGACCCGTATCTGCGCGAGCGGGTGCTGGACCTTGAAGACATCGCCGGCCGGCTGCTCGGCCTGCTGAACGGCGAGCCCGAGCCCCAGACCCGCGAGCTGCCCGACGACATGGTGGTCGTGGCCCGCGCCATGGGGCCGGCGGAGCTGCTCGACTACGACCGCACCCGCCTGCGCGGGCTCGTGCTGGAGGAAGGCTCGGCCACCGCGCATGTGGCGATCGTGGCCCGGGCGCTCGACATTCCGGTTCTGGGCCGGGTGGACGGGGCGTTGAGCCGCATCACCCCCGGCGACCCGGTGATCGTCGATGCCGACAACAACCAGCTGATCATCCGGCCGGGCGAGGATGTGGTCGATGCGGTGCAGCTGACGCTGGCCGCCCGGGCGGAACGCAAGGCCGCCTTCGCCGCCCTGCGCCACATGCCGTCGATCACCCGCGACGATGTGCGGGTCAACCTGCTGATGAATGCGGGCCTGCTTGCCGATATGGGCATGCTGGCCGAAAGCGGCGCCGAGGGGATCGGTCTCTACCGCACCGAATTGTTCTTCATGGTGCGGTCGCAGATCCCCGATGTCGCGGCGCAGGCGGATCTTTATGCCCGCGTGCTCGACCAGTCGGGGGAGAAGCCGGTCTATTTCCGGACCCTCGATGTCGGCTCGGACAAGCAGCTGCCCTATTTCAACCACCGCCCGGAAGAAAACCCGGCGATGGGCTGGCGTTCGCTGCGCCTGACGCTCGACCGGCCGGCGATGCTGCGCCGCCAGGTGCGGGCGCTGCTGATGGCGAGCGCCGGCCGGCAGCTGAACATCATGTTCCCGATGGTCGCCGAGGTGGCGGAATTCGATGCCGCCCGCCGGCTGGTGCAGATGGAAGTGGCGCGGGCCCGCCGCCAGCAGCAGCGCCTGCCGTCCCAGGTGCGGGTGGGGACGATGCTGGAAGTGCCGGCGCTGGCCTGGCAGCTGAAGCCGCTGCTTGAGCGGGTGGACTTCATCTCGGTCGGCTCCAACGACCTGCTGCAGTTCTTCTTCGCCTGCGACCGCGGCAATCCGGAGTTGGCCGACCGCTACGACCTGCTGTCGCCCGCGGTGCTGGGCTTCCTGCGCAATCTGGTCGATGCCTGCGCCCGGGCCGATGTGGAGCTGTCGCTGTGCGGCGAAATGGCCAGCCGACCGCTGGAGGCGATGGCGCTGATCGGTCTGGGGTTCCGCCGGATGTCGATGCCGGCCGGCGCGATCGGGCCGGTGAAGGCGATGGTCCGCAGCCTCGATCGGGGCCATCTCGCGTCCTATATGGCCACGCTGCTCGATCTGCCCGACCACTCGGTCCGCGATCGGCTGATGGCCTTTGCCCACGATCACGGTATCGCGATCTGA
- the ubiG gene encoding bifunctional 2-polyprenyl-6-hydroxyphenol methylase/3-demethylubiquinol 3-O-methyltransferase UbiG: MTPAPATGTVDAREIDTFTRMAEEWWDPSGPFAPLHALNPARIGYIRDTVCKALGRAVDGMRPLDGLAIIDIGCGGGLVSEPLARLGARMTGLDAGARNIAVASAHAADAGLDIAYRAAAVEDLVAAGETEAFDVVLTLEIVEHVADPDLFLTSAARLLKPGGVLIASTLNRTPKSFLGAIVAAEYVLRWVPRGTHDWRKFLRPSELARGLRNAGLRPFEAVGLNRDPAAGWQVGGSLGINYFIAARKPG, translated from the coding sequence ATGACCCCTGCCCCCGCCACCGGAACCGTCGACGCCCGCGAGATCGACACCTTCACCCGGATGGCGGAGGAATGGTGGGATCCGTCCGGGCCCTTCGCGCCGCTCCACGCGCTCAACCCGGCCCGGATCGGCTATATCCGGGACACGGTGTGCAAGGCCCTGGGCCGGGCGGTCGACGGCATGCGCCCGCTCGACGGGCTTGCGATCATCGATATCGGCTGCGGCGGTGGCCTGGTCTCGGAACCGCTGGCACGGCTCGGCGCAAGGATGACCGGTCTCGATGCCGGGGCGCGCAACATCGCCGTCGCTTCCGCCCATGCCGCCGATGCCGGGCTCGACATCGCCTATCGTGCGGCCGCGGTCGAGGATCTGGTTGCCGCCGGCGAGACCGAGGCTTTCGACGTGGTGCTCACGCTCGAGATCGTCGAGCATGTCGCCGATCCGGACCTCTTCCTCACCAGCGCCGCCCGGCTGCTCAAGCCCGGCGGCGTGCTGATTGCCTCGACGCTCAACCGCACGCCCAAGAGCTTCCTGGGCGCGATCGTGGCGGCGGAATACGTGCTGCGCTGGGTGCCGCGCGGCACCCATGACTGGCGCAAATTCCTGCGCCCATCTGAACTCGCCCGCGGCCTGCGCAATGCCGGGCTGAGGCCGTTCGAGGCTGTGGGGCTGAACCGGGATCCGGCCGCCGGCTGGCAGGTCGGCGGTTCGCTCGGCATCAACTATTTCATCGCCGCCCGCAAGCCGGGCTGA
- a CDS encoding aspartate kinase has product MARIVMKFGGTSVGDIERIKNVARRVKSEVDAGNEVAVVVSAMAGTTNQLVAWCREADLVHDAREYDTVVASGEQVTVGLLSIALQAIGVHARSWLGWQIPIRTDDAHGRARIEAIEGGELIARMGRGEVPVVAGFQGVSPTGRITTLGRGGSDTSAVALAAALKADRCDIYTDVDGVYTTDPRIVAKARKLDKITFEEMLEMASLGAKVLQTRSVEMAMKHGVRVQVRSTFSDAPGTLVVDEDEIMEQKLVSGIAYSRDEAKITLVRVPDHPGIAAHVFGPLAKAGVNVDMIVQNVSEDGRATDLTFTVGKADMERALKVLDEARAEIGCERVDSDPNVAKVSAIGVGMRSHAGIASQMFDALARKGINIMVISTSEIKISVLVAEEYTELAVRALHAEYGLDAA; this is encoded by the coding sequence ATGGCGCGCATCGTGATGAAGTTCGGCGGCACTTCGGTCGGCGACATCGAGCGGATCAAGAATGTCGCCAGGCGCGTCAAATCCGAGGTGGATGCCGGCAACGAGGTGGCCGTGGTGGTCTCGGCGATGGCCGGGACGACCAACCAGCTGGTTGCCTGGTGCCGTGAGGCCGATCTGGTCCACGATGCCCGCGAATACGACACCGTGGTCGCCTCGGGCGAGCAGGTGACCGTCGGCCTGCTGTCGATCGCCCTTCAGGCGATCGGCGTCCATGCCCGGTCGTGGCTGGGCTGGCAGATCCCGATCCGTACCGACGATGCCCATGGCCGCGCCCGGATCGAGGCGATCGAGGGCGGCGAGCTGATCGCCCGCATGGGCCGCGGTGAAGTGCCGGTGGTCGCCGGTTTCCAGGGCGTTTCGCCCACCGGCCGTATCACCACGCTCGGCCGTGGCGGCTCCGACACCTCGGCCGTGGCGCTGGCTGCGGCCCTCAAGGCTGACCGCTGCGACATCTACACCGATGTCGACGGCGTCTACACAACTGATCCGCGCATCGTTGCGAAGGCGCGGAAGCTTGATAAGATCACGTTCGAGGAAATGCTGGAGATGGCCTCCCTCGGAGCGAAGGTCCTGCAGACCCGCTCGGTCGAGATGGCCATGAAGCATGGTGTACGCGTACAGGTTCGCTCCACCTTCTCGGACGCGCCCGGCACCCTGGTCGTTGACGAGGACGAGATCATGGAACAGAAGCTGGTGAGCGGCATCGCGTACAGCCGCGATGAGGCCAAGATCACCCTGGTGCGTGTGCCCGACCATCCGGGCATTGCGGCACATGTCTTCGGCCCGCTTGCCAAGGCCGGTGTCAATGTCGACATGATCGTCCAGAACGTGTCGGAAGACGGCCGGGCGACCGACCTGACCTTCACGGTCGGCAAGGCCGATATGGAGCGGGCGCTGAAGGTGCTGGACGAGGCCCGGGCCGAGATCGGTTGCGAGCGCGTCGACAGCGACCCCAATGTGGCCAAGGTTTCGGCCATCGGCGTCGGCATGCGCAGCCATGCCGGCATCGCCTCGCAGATGTTCGACGCGCTGGCGCGCAAGGGCATCAACATCATGGTGATCTCGACCTCCGAGATCAAAATCAGCGTGCTGGTGGCCGAGGAGTACACCGAGCTGGCGGTGCGCGCCCTGCATGCGGAGTACGGTCTGGATGCCGCTTGA